A genome region from Etheostoma cragini isolate CJK2018 chromosome 4, CSU_Ecrag_1.0, whole genome shotgun sequence includes the following:
- the LOC117942783 gene encoding complement C1q subcomponent subunit C-like — MMLHRWCLTIGALLSLATPLLVAMESCPATGMPGMPGIPGLPGRDGRDGEKGQKGQPGAALHGGLGPQKGEKGEPGGTGFPGKRGQSGEPGEPGRPGMSGPPGEPGEPGVVGVQQQAAFSVARGTNEYPEKASIIRFTKVITNINDDYNTGTGRFRCRVPGTYYFVYHASLEDKLCVLMKMDQTLLASFCDHRRVRRQVTSGSLAVYLSRDQEVWLETKDYRGMRGKPAGYSIFSGFLLHPH; from the exons ATGATGCTCCACCGTTGGTGTCTTACGATCGGAGCTCTACTCTCATTGGCCACACCCCTGCTGGTCGCCATGGAGTCCTGCCCGGCAACAGGGATGCCTGGGATGCCAG GTATTCCTGGGCTTCCTGGCAGAGACGGTCGTGACGGAGAGAAAGGACAGAAAGGACAGCCAG GAGCAGCGTTGCACGGCGGCCTTGGCCCTcagaagggagagaagggggagccCGGAGGGACGGGGTTTCCTGGAAAGCGAGGACAGAGCGGGGAACCGGGAGAACCCGGGAGACCAGGAATGTCTGGACCTCCTGGGGAACCGGGAGAACCAGG GGTTGTCGGAGTCCAGCAGCAGGCAGCCTTCAGTGTCGCCAGAGGAACCAACGAATATCCTGAGAAAGCCAGCATCATCCGGTTCACCAAAGTCATCACCAACATCAACGATGACTACAACACCGGGACAGGACGCTTCAG gtgTCGGGTCCCGGGGACGTACTACTTTGTGTACCACGCCTCTTTAGAGGACAAACTGTGTGTGCTGATGAAGATGGACCAAACCCTGCTGGCGTCGTTCTGCGATCATCGCCGCGTCAGGAGACAG GTGACCTCAGGCAGCTTGGCGGTCTACTTGTCCAGGGACCAGGAGGTTTGGCTGGAGACTAAGGACTACAGAGGGATGAGAGGAAAACCGGCCGGTTACAGCATCTTCTCCGGCTTCCTGCTGCACCCTCACTGA
- the LOC117942781 gene encoding complement C1q subcomponent subunit A-like: MGGYYWLAVLVGVSLLLTTGQCDVSCSGLDGRPGENGAPGRDGYPGAKGEKGEPAVMVEGPVDAGVLLRLKGETGSRGSQGVMGPKGYRGALGAAGYPGTAGRPGPDGKSIGHGGQPSAQQARSAFSVIRTDNSYPPVGQVVTFQSTVVNTPEDFSAATGRFICRVPGVYYFTFHSVAKVSMCLYIASDALEDKLGFCDYNRNSDQVLSGGVVLQLTARQKVWLESFRDQQKTSELGDSQEKQIIFSGFLLFANTA; encoded by the exons ATGGGAGGTTATTATTGGCTGGCGGTTCTGGTGGGCGTGTCCCTGCTTCTGACCACGGGCCAATGTGATGTGAGCTGCAGCGGATTGGACGGCCGGCCGGGAGAGAACGGAGCTCCAGGCAGAGATGGCTATCCTGGAgcaaagggagagaaaggagagccAG CTGTGATGGTTGAAGGCCCGGTGGATGCAGGCGTCCTGCTGAGGCTGAAGGGGGAGACGGGGAGTCGCGGCTCGCAAGGAGTCATGGGTCCCAAAGGTTACCGAGGAGCTCTGGGAGCAGCGGGCTACCCTGGAACGGCTGGTCGCCCCGGCCCCGATGGGAAGAGCATCGGCCACG GAGGACAGCCCTCTGCTCAGCAGGCCCGATCGGCCTTCTCAGTGATAAGGACTGACAACAGTTACCCCCCCGTTGGCCAG gtgGTGACCTTCCAGAGTACTGTGGTCAACACACCTGAGGACTTCAGCGCAGCCACAGGTCGCTTCATCTGCAGAGTACCCGGGGTGTATTACTTCACCTTCCACTCTGTCGCCAAG gtcagCATGTGTCTCTACATAGCCAGCGACGCTCTGGAAGATAAGTTGGGATTCTGTGACTACAACAGGAACAGCGATCAG gTGCTGTCGGGCGGCGTGGTCTTACAGCTGACAGCCAGGCAGAAGGTTTGGCTCGAGTCCTTTAGGGACCAGCAGAAAACGTCTGAACTAGGAGACAGCCAAGAGAAGCAGATCATCTTCAGCGGCTTCCTGCTCTTCGCAAACACAGCATGA